A stretch of DNA from Thermanaerosceptrum fracticalcis:
AGACTGCGGCTAGGGCCTGGGGCCCCAGAAACCTTCCCACCCAAATACTGTCTACGGTATTGTAAAGGGCTTGCAGGAGATTCCCTAAAAACATGGGGATGGAAAACATTATTAAATGGCGGGGAATACTATCCCGGGTAAAGTCGATAGTTTTTTTCTCCATGGTTCTGCTCCCGTATTTAAGATAAATTTCTTACATAGTGTACCATTTACTTTATCATTGTATCAACTTTAGTTTGCAGAGTTACATAATTAAAGCCGGATAATTTATGAATACTGTGCGGGTTTAATGGAAATTATTCTAATAGATATTCATAAGTCGAGGTAATTTATGGAAAAAATGGCTCTGGTGCAACATAAATTCAAAAGGATTCCCCGTCACATCGGTGTGATACCCGATGGCAACAGGAGATGGGCACAGCAGCGGGGATTACCCAAAGAAGCGGGCTATCATTATGGCATAGATCCCGGTTTCGCCTTATACAGGCAATGCCTGGAACTGGGGATAGAAGAGATAACTTTCTATGGCTTTACCCAGGATAATACCAAACGGCCCCATGAACAATGCCGCGCCTTCCAGAAGGCCTGTGTGGATGCCGTCATGAAATTGACCGAGGGTGATGCTGCCCTGTTGGTGGTGGGTAATACCGAATCTCCCCTCTTTCCCCGGGAGTTACTGCCATTTACCCCAAAACGGGTAATTTTTGGCAGGGGTCTGATGAAGATTAATTTCCTTGTCAACTATAGCTGGCAGTGGGATTTAAGTACGGCTTTAAAAAAACTCGGATTGGAGGGAACATTTAACAAGTCAAGCTTTCCGGAAAATATTGCCTCGGCTGATATCTCCCGTATCGACTTAATTATCCGCTGGGGAGGAAGAAGAAGGCTGAGCGGCTTTTTACCGGTGCAGACAATCTATGCAGACTTTTATATCCTGGAGGATTTGTGGCCGGATTTTCTGCCGGAGCATTTGTACCAGGCTCTCCACTGGTATGAAGAACAGGATATCACCCTGGGGGGGTAAGGAATTTTTTAGGTTGGCAAAAGCCAGCCTTTTGTTTTTACATAGTGAACTTATGATAAAATAGATATGGTCTAATACCTTCTTTCTCGGAGGGGGGTCTCTTTAAAACAGCAGCGGAAGGAGTGTATGACATGAATGTTCCCTTTTTTCTTACTCCCAAACAAGACGTTGTGGTCTTACCCCATCGTGCCACCATGCGCCAGGCCTTAGAAAAAATGGAGTATCATCGATATTCGGCAGTGCCCTTGATAGACGAAGAAGGGAAATATGTGGGTACAATTACAGAAGGTGACCTGCTCTGGAAAATTAAAAACACCCCGGGTTTAAGTTTCGAAAATACCCATAAGATTTTCTTAACAGAAGTACCCCAGCACATGCAAAATAAACCGGTTCATATCCAGGCTAAAATGGAAGACCTGATCAGCCTGGCTACGACACAAAATTTTGTTCCTGTTATTGATGATGAGGGTGTTTTTATCGGGATTGTAAAAAGAAGCGATATTATTGATTACTGTGCCAGGCTATTGGAAGAATGCAAAACAGGAAAAATCGTGCCCGAAATAAATTCGCTGTAATAAGTAAAACCCCGCGTGAGGGTTTTGTTCTGGACTATTCTTCCGCTTTTACCGGTTTTTCCTTTAGGTTTACTTTCTTACTCAACAGCTCTATTAATACCGGACTGTTGGTAACCAGTATAACACCGGTAAAGATCAGTATCCCACCGGTAAAATGATATAACATTAGATGTTCCCCTAGAAAGAGTATAGATATTAATGTGGTAAAGACGGGAGAAAAATTTAAAAAGATAGCGGCTTGATTGGAACTTACCTTCAGGAGTGCCTTATTCCACAGGAAAAAGGCCAGTAATGAAGGAAAAATATTAAGGATGACAATGCTTAAAAACAAATTCTTATCCATTTGTGGGAGCCAGGACCAGTTGGACTGCCGGTTTTCCCACAGGGAAAAGGGAAGGGTAAGAAGAACACCACTTAACATCATCAGGGTGAACAGGGAGTTGGAGGAGAGGGCATGTACTCTTTTTTTAAAGACAAGGGAGTGAATGGCCCAGCTAACGACACTGATGAGCATCAGCATATCCCCTATATTGGGCTTTAGGTTTACAAAACCTCTGACCTCACCCTTGAAAACGATCCAAAAAACACCAAATATTGAAAATATAATGCCGACGCCTTGCAGCGGGGAGATTTTGTCTTTATAAAATATGTAGGAAAAGAGAGCAAAGATAGCGGGGCTGAAGGAGGCAAGTAAAGAAGCATTGATTGCCGTGGTATAGCGGACAGAGTAATAAACGGATATGGTGTTCAGGAAATAACCCGTAGCGCCAAGCAATAAGAGTAAAGGCCAGTTTGCTAAATAGAGGGATATGTTTTTTCTTAGGTCTTTCCAGGTTAATAAAAGGAATAAAGCGACAGGTATAATCCAACGCAACAGGTTTAGGGTAATGGGCGGAATAACGGTGACGATGGTTTTGCCGATTACAAAATTAAAACTCCAGAAAAAAGGAGCCAGGATTAATAACCAATAGTGTGCCCGTTTCATCTTTGTTTCTTCCCGTCATCAGTATATTTGTTTAATATTTTATTTACTATTTATTATACTTTTTTTATTACGAGTAGGAAACTATATTCTTCCTTAATTTATTAGTTTCCGTTACGAGTGATAAGGGTGGGTAAATTAAAAAAGGGTTTGACAATATGAGCTGTTATAATATACTTTAGTTTAATAGGAATTGTTTCATACAAGTATGATTGGAGGGAAATTCATGGCGGAACGTACTCTCTTGCGTATCAGACTGGACAATTTCCGGCCCCTGGGGGAAATGGTATATGAATCTTTAAGGGATGCTATTATAAACCAGGTTTTAAAGCCTGGCGAAAGATTGATGGAAACTGAACTGGCGGAAGAAATGGGGGTCAGCAGAACACCTGTAAGAGAAGCCATCAGAAAATTAGAACAGGAAGGTTATGTCGTAATGATCCCCCGTAAGGGAGCTTACGTGGCAGGACTCTCCATTAAAGATATTCATGAAGTCTTTGAGATAAGAGGAGCCTTGGAATCATTGGCTGCCGGGCTTGCGGCCGAAAGAGCCACACAGGAAGAAATTGAAGAGATGGAACGCAATATTGTTTTGGAAGCCAGTCACTTCGAAAGCAATGATCTGATTAAAACCATCGAAGTCGATACTAAATTTCACGAGCTTATTTTTAAAGCGTCCAAAAACGACCGTTTATTAGGGATGATCAGCAATTTGCGGGAACAGGTCCAAAGATTCCGGACTACTACCCTGGCTGTGTCCGGAAGACTAAAATTCGCTTTGGAAGAGCATAGAAGGATTGTGGAAGCAATAGCCGCCAGGGATGTGCAGTTAGCCCAGCAGATGGCCAAAGATCACATTGAGAGTGCGGAAAATGCTTTGTTGGAAGTGATTAGCTACCAGAAGTAGTTGGTAGTTGGTATTTGGTATTTGGTAGTTGGTAGTTGGTAGTTGTTAGTAATTCTTAACGTGAACCGTTAACTGTTAACCGTGAACCGTAAATATGAAACACCAGGAAATTATAAAAAACGGTCGACTTTTCACGGTTTGCGGTTTACGAATAGGGACACTGGTCTCTGGTCACTAATTCGGACTTCGGAAGTCGTAGAACTCCTTCGTTTGAGGGAGTTTTTTTATTACTAAAAATTACCTGGATTTTGGATAAGAAAAGGTTATATTTAGCATCTTTACTTACCCCCTAGGGGTATAGTACAATATAATCACAACTATAAAATATGAGGACGTTGCAGGATGGATTTGTCATTAAGTTTTATGGGTGGGTTGATAGCGAGCCTAACCCCCTGCAGTTTGGCAGGTTTTCCCTTGATTATCGGCTATATCGGTGCCCAGAAAAATGATGATATCAAACGATCATTGCTGTTAACCATTTTCTTTGTTTTGGGTATGTCTCTGACCTTTGCCGTTTTGGGTCTTACCGCGGTACTCCTGGGAACAATTTTCGGCAGCAGCATCGGTCCGGTTTGGCGCTACATTTTAGCCACCTTCATTATTCTGATGGGCCTCAATCTCCTGGAGTTATTACCTATACCCCATGTGCAATTAAATATGAAAATGCCAAAAGCGACAGGCTTAAGTGGGGCGCTCTTGGTGGGAATGATTTACGGTATCATGGCCTCTCCTTGTTCTACACCTATTTTGGCCAGTATTTTAGGTTATGCCTCCTTACAGGGGAATTTATTGAAAGGTGCAGCCATGCTCCTTGTTTACGGCCTGGGTCACGGAATCCTTTTATTACTGCTGGGTATTTCCACGGGTTTTGTTAAAACTTTACAGGTGCTGCGGCGTTACAGTACTTATCTACAGAAGATATCCGGTTTCCTTTTAATTGGAGCCGGTATCTATATGTTTTGGACCATATGATAAAGGGGTTGTTAGATATGAAAAAGTGGCTGCCTGTCCTGTTAATTGGTGCTCTTCTCTTGGGAGGGTTTGTCTGGAAAAAGACCCAGGTGAAAAATGATGGACCTGTGGAGACGGCCAATCCCCTCCAGGTAATGAATGAGATTTTAGGAAAAAAGCCTATCTTTGTAGAATTTACTTCGGATGATTGTCCCTATTGTGTAAAGATGAAGCCTATCATTAAAGAATTACAGGATAAATATGGCGAACAGATCCAATTTGTTATCGCCAATACCGGGAATAATGAAGAAGCAAGAAAACTGGCGCTGTTTTACCGGG
This window harbors:
- a CDS encoding CBS domain-containing protein, whose protein sequence is MNVPFFLTPKQDVVVLPHRATMRQALEKMEYHRYSAVPLIDEEGKYVGTITEGDLLWKIKNTPGLSFENTHKIFLTEVPQHMQNKPVHIQAKMEDLISLATTQNFVPVIDDEGVFIGIVKRSDIIDYCARLLEECKTGKIVPEINSL
- a CDS encoding thioredoxin family protein, whose amino-acid sequence is MKKWLPVLLIGALLLGGFVWKKTQVKNDGPVETANPLQVMNEILGKKPIFVEFTSDDCPYCVKMKPIIKELQDKYGEQIQFVIANTGNNEEARKLALFYRVRGIPAVFIHDQEGKIIEKYEGFTTKETLEKGINKVIKP
- a CDS encoding DMT family transporter, producing the protein MKRAHYWLLILAPFFWSFNFVIGKTIVTVIPPITLNLLRWIIPVALFLLLTWKDLRKNISLYLANWPLLLLLGATGYFLNTISVYYSVRYTTAINASLLASFSPAIFALFSYIFYKDKISPLQGVGIIFSIFGVFWIVFKGEVRGFVNLKPNIGDMLMLISVVSWAIHSLVFKKRVHALSSNSLFTLMMLSGVLLTLPFSLWENRQSNWSWLPQMDKNLFLSIVILNIFPSLLAFFLWNKALLKVSSNQAAIFLNFSPVFTTLISILFLGEHLMLYHFTGGILIFTGVILVTNSPVLIELLSKKVNLKEKPVKAEE
- a CDS encoding GntR family transcriptional regulator; protein product: MAERTLLRIRLDNFRPLGEMVYESLRDAIINQVLKPGERLMETELAEEMGVSRTPVREAIRKLEQEGYVVMIPRKGAYVAGLSIKDIHEVFEIRGALESLAAGLAAERATQEEIEEMERNIVLEASHFESNDLIKTIEVDTKFHELIFKASKNDRLLGMISNLREQVQRFRTTTLAVSGRLKFALEEHRRIVEAIAARDVQLAQQMAKDHIESAENALLEVISYQK
- a CDS encoding undecaprenyl diphosphate synthase family protein, producing MEKMALVQHKFKRIPRHIGVIPDGNRRWAQQRGLPKEAGYHYGIDPGFALYRQCLELGIEEITFYGFTQDNTKRPHEQCRAFQKACVDAVMKLTEGDAALLVVGNTESPLFPRELLPFTPKRVIFGRGLMKINFLVNYSWQWDLSTALKKLGLEGTFNKSSFPENIASADISRIDLIIRWGGRRRLSGFLPVQTIYADFYILEDLWPDFLPEHLYQALHWYEEQDITLGG
- a CDS encoding cytochrome c biogenesis CcdA family protein, with product MDLSLSFMGGLIASLTPCSLAGFPLIIGYIGAQKNDDIKRSLLLTIFFVLGMSLTFAVLGLTAVLLGTIFGSSIGPVWRYILATFIILMGLNLLELLPIPHVQLNMKMPKATGLSGALLVGMIYGIMASPCSTPILASILGYASLQGNLLKGAAMLLVYGLGHGILLLLLGISTGFVKTLQVLRRYSTYLQKISGFLLIGAGIYMFWTI